Genomic DNA from Streptomyces sp. PCS3-D2:
CCCGTTCTCGATCCTCGCGGTGATCGCAGCCACCGTGATCACACAGGTCTTCCACCGTGACGCGGCGGCCCCCATCGGGGACCTGCCCTCCGGCCTGCCCACCCCCTCCCTCGCCTTCCTCGACGCCTCTGCCTTCGGCTCGCTGCTCGCCCCGGCGGTCGCCGTCGCAGCACTCGCCGCGCTGGAGTCCCTGCTGTCTGCCACCGTCGCGGACGGGATGACGGTGGGGCAGCAGCACGACCCGGACAAGGAACTCTTCGGACAGGGCATCGCCAACCTGGCCGCCCCGCTGTTCGGCGGTGTTCCCGCGACCGCGGCCATCGCGCGCACGGCTGTCAACGTCCGCGCCGGCGCTTCTTCCCGCCTCGCCGCACTCACCCATGCCGCCGTACTCGCCGTGATCGTGTTCGCCGCGGCGCCCCTCGTCGCGAAGATCCCCCTGGCCGCACTGGCCGGCGTGCTGCTGGCGACCGCGATCCGCATGGTGGAGGTCGGCTCCCTGCGGGCGATGGCGAAGGCCACCCGCTCCGACGCCGTCGTCCTCGTCCTCACCGCCGCAGCCACGCTGATCCTCGATCTCGTCTACGCGGTGATCATCGGTCTGGTCGTCGCCGGAGCCCTGGCCCTGAAGGCGGTGGGGGAGCAGGTCCGGTTGGAACAGGTCGACTTCCGCCCGGACCTGCCCGGCGAACACAGCGACGAGGAACACGCACTGCTGGCCGAGCACATCGTCGCCTACCGCATCGACGGCCCCCTCTTCTTCGCCGGCGCCCACCGCTTCCTCCTCGAACTCTCCGAGGTCGCCGACGTGAAGGTGGTCATCCTGCGCATGTCGAGGGTGACCACTCTGGACGCCACCGGCGCACTCGTCCTGAAGGACGCGGTGCAGAAGCTGCACCGGCGCGGCATCACCGTCCTGACCTCCGGCATCCGGCCCGCCCAGCGCCGGGCCCTCGACGCCGTCGGCGCCCTGGACCTGCTGCGCCTGGAGGGTCGCGAGTACGCCACCACTCCCGAGGCGATCGCCGGCGCCCGCAAGCACCTGGAGCAGGCGGGCCTGCTTCCGCTCCACCACCGACCGCACCGTTTCCGGAAGGCCGCACGATGACCCTCCCCGCCGAACTGCGCATGATCGAGGTCTCCGGCACCGAGGCCCTGTGGCTTCTCGAAGGATCCACCCAGGGCCGGCTCGTCTACGTGCAGCGGGATCTGGCCGTCGTCCGCCCCGCCGCACACGTGATGGAGTACGGGCGCCTCGTCGTCCGCACCCCTGTGCAAGCCGCGGCCGTTCCCGGCCGGGCCCTGCTGACCTACCAGGTCGACGAGATCCGCACCGCGGCCGGCACCGGCTGGACGGTGACCGCGCACGGCCCCGCCGACGTCATCTCGGACCCGGACGAGGCCGCCCACTACCGGCGCACCCTGCCCGGCTGGACCCACGGCCCGCACGACACCCTGCTGCGCCTGCACCCGCAGCAGATCTCCGGATTCCGCCTCGCCCGCACGGTCCCGGGGGCAGGCCGGTGAGCGTCCGAGCCGAGACGCTGCCCTACCGGCACGTACTGGTCGTACCGGCCATGGGCTCGGCGGTGCGCATCGCCCGCGAGACCACCGAACTCGTCCTCGTGGAATGCGGAGTGGGGCTCCGGCATCCGAGCGTGGGCCCGGCCCTGCTGATCCTGGCCGAGCTGGTCACCAACGCCGTCCGCCACGCCGCCGTGCTGTCCCCGACGGTCACGGTCACCTACGCGCACGGCCCGGGGGCGTTCGCGTTCGCCGTCCACGACCGCCACCCCTACCAGCCGGCCCTGTTCGGGGCGCTCGCCACCGCCCCGGGCAGCGGCCTGGCCATGGTGGCCGAAATGACCATGGAGCTCGCCGGCACCGCCGTCGTCCAGCCCGACGCGGACGGACGCGGCAAGGCCATCCGGATCACCCTCCCCCTGTGAAGCAAGAGGACATGACGATGACGATCGAATGGCACTACACCACCCGCCAGGACCTGGGCGTGCTGTCCCTGACCGGGTACCTCGGCGCGGACGCCACCGACCGGTTCACCGGCGCCGTCGGCTGGGCGCTCGCCCGGGGCACCGGCCCGGTCATCCTCGACCTGACCGGGCTTCTGGGCTGGTCCGCCGGCGGGCAGATCGCCGTCGCCCAGGCCGCCCGCCGGCTCGCCGAGAGCGGGCGCCCCCTGGAGCTCGCGGCCATCCCCGCGGACGGCTCCCTCGTCCCCGACGCCGCCTGCCCGCCCGTCCCCGTCCACTGCGACCTCGCCGCCGCCCTGGCCGCCCACGGGGCGCAGGAAACGGTCAAGCGGTGGAGCACCGATGGCTGGCACGCCCCGCCGTCCCCCGGGGAACCCTCCCTCGCATGAGACCAGCCGTATCCCCCTCTCGCCAGGACTCACCAGGAGAGGACGGGGACACCGGAACCACGAGCGACGTCAGGCGCGGCATCCTGGCCGCCGGCAACCGCCTCGCCTCCGCCCTGAGGGGTACGTCGGACGGAGCCCGAAGGAAGTGGGGCCCGGTCCGCAGGACCGGGTTCCCCACCAGGCCCGACCGGCGGCGAGGTCCATGCCGGTGGACCGCACGTCACCAGGGGCACCCACCGGGACCCGACTTGCAGGGATCTGCAATCGTGGAGGTCACAGGTGTGAGGAGGGCGAACGGATGCCCCACGAAGGAGCGGTCCCGGGTGGATGAGATGGGTAGTCACGGCAAGGCCACGCAGGCGAGTACGCC
This window encodes:
- a CDS encoding SulP family inorganic anion transporter, with protein sequence MARSPRQDLLAGLTVAIVALPLALGFGVSSGLGAEAGLATAVVAGALAALLGGSNLQVSGPTGAMTVVLVPIVARYGPAGVLTVGLMAGVLLIGLALLRAGRYMRYVPAPVVEGFTLGIACVIGLQQIPHALGVDKPEGEKVVLVAVRAFADWVASPNWTAISLSAGVAAAMLAGARWKPAIPFSILAVIAATVITQVFHRDAAAPIGDLPSGLPTPSLAFLDASAFGSLLAPAVAVAALAALESLLSATVADGMTVGQQHDPDKELFGQGIANLAAPLFGGVPATAAIARTAVNVRAGASSRLAALTHAAVLAVIVFAAAPLVAKIPLAALAGVLLATAIRMVEVGSLRAMAKATRSDAVVLVLTAAATLILDLVYAVIIGLVVAGALALKAVGEQVRLEQVDFRPDLPGEHSDEEHALLAEHIVAYRIDGPLFFAGAHRFLLELSEVADVKVVILRMSRVTTLDATGALVLKDAVQKLHRRGITVLTSGIRPAQRRALDAVGALDLLRLEGREYATTPEAIAGARKHLEQAGLLPLHHRPHRFRKAAR
- a CDS encoding pyridoxamine 5'-phosphate oxidase family protein, whose protein sequence is MTLPAELRMIEVSGTEALWLLEGSTQGRLVYVQRDLAVVRPAAHVMEYGRLVVRTPVQAAAVPGRALLTYQVDEIRTAAGTGWTVTAHGPADVISDPDEAAHYRRTLPGWTHGPHDTLLRLHPQQISGFRLARTVPGAGR
- a CDS encoding ATP-binding protein — its product is MSVRAETLPYRHVLVVPAMGSAVRIARETTELVLVECGVGLRHPSVGPALLILAELVTNAVRHAAVLSPTVTVTYAHGPGAFAFAVHDRHPYQPALFGALATAPGSGLAMVAEMTMELAGTAVVQPDADGRGKAIRITLPL
- a CDS encoding STAS domain-containing protein codes for the protein MTIEWHYTTRQDLGVLSLTGYLGADATDRFTGAVGWALARGTGPVILDLTGLLGWSAGGQIAVAQAARRLAESGRPLELAAIPADGSLVPDAACPPVPVHCDLAAALAAHGAQETVKRWSTDGWHAPPSPGEPSLA